A window from Neodiprion fabricii isolate iyNeoFabr1 chromosome 2, iyNeoFabr1.1, whole genome shotgun sequence encodes these proteins:
- the LOC124175309 gene encoding hexosaminidase D-like: protein MDALTFGSHRLVHLDLKGAPPRVSYLEKLFPLLRSWGATGLLLEWEDTFPYNRELTQIGSNGPNSIANGYTMQEARQILQIAGESGLAVVPLVQTFGHMEFVLKHDEWRSLREVELFPSSMCPSNPATLPLVKSLIRQIVSFHPDIQYLHIGADEVWHMGLCSVCIKRATSSKHGKSALFLEHVLAVAQHIQETYPYLKVIIWDDMLRNIDVQVLNEHYIGKYVEPMIWHYNSRETFCLPVGLWDKYSVIFSNIWAATAFKGATGSCQHIPVIQHHISNHERWLEELSTHVNKVCEFRGTAFTGWSRYDHYATMCELLPTAIPSLVMCLKVWLHGYSEERHLEVAKSLGYVDHPLHIVPQQRPAPIPNKLLFPGWQLAVGIEWFLNFRTKFHHVVDSDQIATWMNPWQIANNYTNPMQLGSLVTALSDLLLELSSLEGYIRVQMEVILFQPTLEEWTGTHIYPLKNRLKQLKQDAENQLKHGCRV from the exons ATGGACGCCCTGACTTTTGGTTCGCACAG GCTTGTTCACCTTGACCTCAAGGGCGCTCCACCCCGAGTATCTTACCTTGAAAAG TTGTTTCCCCTGCTGCGATCATGGGGTGCTACAGGACTGCTGCTAGAATGGGAAGATACCTTCCCGTACAACCGAGAATTGACTCAAATAGGAAGCAATGGCCCAAACAGCATAGCCAACGGTTATACAATGCAAGAAGCACGACAAATATTGCAAATCGCAGGAGAATCTGGGCTAGCAGTTGTGCCGTTGGTTCAAACTTTCGGCCACATGGAG TTTGTATTGAAGCATGATGAGTGGCGATCGTTACGAGAAGTTGAGCTGTTTCCAAGTTCGATGTGTCCTTCAAACCCAGCTACATTACCGCTGGTGAAGTCTTTGATACGTCAAATAGTGTCCTTTCATCCTGACATACAATATTTGCATATAGGAGCTGACGAGGTCTGGCACATGGGGTTATGTTCAGTCTGTATAAAAAGAGCCACTTCCAGCAAACATGGCAAGTCCGCGTTATTCTTGGAACATGTTTTAGCTGTCGCGCAACATATACAAGAGACATATCCGTATTTAAAAGTTATCATTTGGGACGATATGTTGAGAAACATAGACGTACAGGTCTTAAATG AACATTATATTGGAAAATATGTTGAACCAATGATATGGCATTATAATTCCAGAGAGACATTTTGTTTGCCAGTAG GTTTATGGGACAAATATAgtgttatattttcaaatatctggGCTGCAACAGCTTTTAAAGGTGCTACCGGATCCTGTCAACACATACCCGTGATTCAACATCATATAAGTAACCACGAACGATGGTTGGAAGAGTTGAGTACTCATGTCAACAAAGTTTGTGAATTCCGTGGAACTGCATTCACCGGATGGTCGAG ATATGATCACTATGCCACAATGTGCGAGCTCCTGCCAACAGCAATACCATCTCTGGTGATGTGCTTAAAAGTCTGGCTGCACGGATATTCCGAAGAAAGACACCTAGAAGTAGCTAAAAGCTTGGGCTATGTAGACCATCCACTCCACATAGTGCCGCAACAGCGACCAGCTCCCATACCAAACAAATTGTTATTCCCTGGATGGCAGCTTGCAGTAGGAATCGAATGGTTCCTTAACTTCAGAACAAAGTTTCACCATGTCGTCGATAGCGATCA AATAGCAACATGGATGAATCCTTGGCAAATTGCAAACAACTATACAAATCCTATGCAATTGGGGAGTTTGGTGACGGCTTTGAGCGA tttGTTGTTGGAATTATCATCGCTGGAGGGCTATATCCGAGTTCAAATGGaagttattttgtttcaaccGACCCTGGAAGAATGGACTGGTACACATATTTATCCCCTGAAGAATAGATTGAAACAACTAAAACAAGATGCAGAGAATCAGTTGAAACACGGCTGCAGGGTGTGA
- the LOC124175311 gene encoding protein yellow-like: MLRLALLACLTTTFVVAHAPFSVIFQWKTISYNWPPEYSEKDARYHYIPENNPIAGIKLWKDNMYLTIPRWKSGVPVTLARTPSTPVKDERGLNITKPKLDAYPSWDMQLAGDCNAFQSVQSMEIDPQGRMWVLDTGRTETMGEHPTAKCPPRLVILDLDNGGAVLKEFKFPDDVARHNSSYLNDIVLDHQNGGYAYISDSGLEPAIIVYSLKDDKARKVTHDTMKAQPDAVRFVVAGTNVIQSVNVDGIALSPPGPNRTLYYSPLSSFNLYSIPVEVLQNSSIIDVQNYVVDLGNKISQSDGMVMSNTGVLYYGLLADDAIAMWNTSTSQPFATGRRTISRDHLLTQWPDTFGFDEKARLWCVVNSLQNFLNDKVDVTQYNYRIISSNAMQRSYQYLPNNTAPELPVITAAAGQIRIAMSTVFTILLVFLAC; encoded by the coding sequence ATGCTCAGGCTCGCGTTGCTCGCTTGTCTAACGACGACGTTTGTCGTCGCACACGCGCCGTTCTCAGTGATCTTCCAATGGAAGACCATAAGTTACAACTGGCCGCCGGAATACTCCGAAAAGGACGCTCGTTACCACTACATACCGGAGAACAACCCAATCGCTGGTATTAAGTTGTGGAAGGATAACATGTACCTGACGATACCTCGGTGGAAGAGCGGGGTTCCAGTCACCCTTGCAAGGACACCGTCAACTCCGGTGAAGGACGAGAGAGGCTTGAACATCACCAAGCCGAAGCTGGACGCTTATCCGAGCTGGGACATGCAGTTGGCGGGCGATTGCAACGCGTTCCAATCAGTGCAGAGCATGGAGATCGACCCTCAGGGTAGAATGTGGGTCCTGGACACGGGAAGAACCGAGACGATGGGCGAACATCCGACTGCCAAGTGTCCGCCACGTCTGGTTATATTGGACCTGGATAACGGAGGTGCGGTTTTGAAGGAATTCAAATTCCCCGACGATGTCGCTCGCCACAACTCTTCCTACTTAAACGACATCGTTCTCGACCATCAGAACGGCGGCTACGCCTACATATCGGACAGCGGACTCGAACCCGCGATCATAGTTTACTCCCTGAAGGACGACAAGGCTCGGAAGGTCACCCACGATACCATGAAGGCTCAACCCGATGCGGTGAGGTTTGTGGTCGCAGGCACAAACGTCATCCAGTCCGTCAACGTCGACGGCATCGCTCTTTCGCCCCCGGGACCAAACAGGACGCTTTACTACTCGCCGCTGTCTTCGTTCAATCTCTACTCCATTCCCGTCGAGGTCTTGCAAAACAGCTCGATAATCGACgttcaaaattacgtcgtagaTCTGggcaacaaaatttcacagagCGACGGTATGGTCATGTCAAACACCGGTGTTCTTTACTACGGTCTTTTGGCCGACGACGCCATCGCTATGTGGAACACTTCGACAAGTCAGCCCTTCGCTACCGGACGGAGAACCATCTCCAGGGATCACCTTCTCACCCAGTGGCCCGACACTTTCGGTTTCGACGAAAAGGCTCGACTTTGGTGCGTCGTCAACAGTCTTCAGAACTTTTTGAACGATAAGGTCGATGTAACTCAGTATAACTACAGAATCATATCCAGTAACGCTATGCAGAGGAGTTATCAGTACTTACCCAACAACACGGCTCCGGAACTTCCAGTTATCACTGCCGCTGCTGGTCAAATTCGAATCGCGATGTCCACCGTATTTACCATCCTTCTCGTCTTTCTAGcgtgttaa
- the LOC124175312 gene encoding major royal jelly protein 1-like has product MIRLTFLACLLTIVVTEYPPLEVNFQWNVIKYSDRVTDNEVVKDSPNSYIAANNVISGIKLWKDYIYLTIPRRKSGVPVTLARIPLSATKAKNVTSPDLEAYPSWDMQLAGDCNAFQSVQSMEIDPQGRMWVLDTGRTETMADYQATKCPPRLVILDLENGGAVLRNIEFPQEIAAHNSSNLNDIVLDHQDGGYAYISDSGPEPAIIVYSLKDNKAHKVTHNSMKAESDAITFVVSDTTVKEPINIDGIALSPPEPNRTLYYSSVSSIHLYAIPVKVLQNSSVRNVQKYVVDVGRKTSQTSGMVMSNTGVLYYGLLADDAIAMWDTVANQIFASGPRKMYRNHQLLQWPDTFAFHENGRLWWVTNRFQNFLNNKVNGNEINYRIISSNVMQKSYQYFPNGTAPELPIITAAAGQIRIAISTAFAILLVFVAC; this is encoded by the coding sequence aTGATCAGGCTCACGTTCTTAGCTTGCCTGCTGACGATCGTAGTCACAGAATATCCACCGTTGGAAGTGAATTTCCAATGGAATGTCATAAAGTACAGTGACCGGGTGACAGACAATGAAGTTGTGAAAGACTCTCCTAACTCGTATATAGCGGCAAACAATGTTATATCTGGTATAAAGCTGTGGAAGGATTACATTTATCTGACGATACCCCGACGGAAGAGCGGAGTTCCAGTCACCCTTGCGAGGATTCCATTGTCTGCGACGAAGGCCAAGAACGTCACCAGTCCGGATCTGGAAGCTTATCCGAGTTGGGACATGCAGTTGGCGGGCGATTGCAACGCGTTCCAATCAGTGCAGAGCATGGAGATCGACCCTCAGGGTAGAATGTGGGTCCTGGACACTGGACGGACAGAGACGATGGCCGATTACCAGGCTACAAAGTGTCCGCCACGTCTGGTGATATTGGACCTGGAGAACGGAGGGGCGGTGTTGAGGAATATCGAATTCCCTCAAGAGATTGCTGCTCACAACTCTTCCAACTTGAACGACATCGTTCTCGACCACCAGGATGGCGGGTACGCCTATATATCAGACAGTGGACCCGAACCCGCGATCATAGTTTACTCTCTAAAGGACAACAAGGCTCACAAGGTCACTCATAATTCCATGAAGGCCGAGTCCGACGCGATAACGTTTGTGGTGTCAGACACCACCGTCAAGGAGCCCATCAACATCGACGGCATCGCTCTTTCGCCTCCTGAACCAAACAGGACGCTTTACTACTCGTCGGTCTCTTCGATTCATCTCTACGCCATTCCGGTCAAGGTCTTGCAAAACAGCTCTGTACGAAATGTCCAGAAGTACGTGGTTGACGTGGGTAGAAAAACTTCCCAGACCAGCGGCATGGTTATGTCAAACACCGGGGTTCTTTACTACGGTCTTTTGGCCGACGACGCCATCGCAATGTGGGACACCGTGGCTAATCAAATCTTCGCTAGTGGGCCGAGAAAAATGTACAGGAATCATCAGCTCCTCCAGTGGCCCGATACCTTCGCTTTTCATGAAAATGGTCGACTTTGGTGGGTCACCAACAGGTTTCAGAACTTTTTGAACAATAAGGTTAACGGAAATGAGATTAACTACAGAATCATATCCAGTAACGTTATGCAGAAGAGTTATCAGTACTTCCCCAACGGCACTGCGCCGGAACTTCCAATAATCACTGCCGCTGCTGGTCAAATTCGAATCGCTATATCCACTGCATTTGCCAttctcctcgtcttcgtcGCTTGttga
- the LOC124175308 gene encoding ubiquitin carboxyl-terminal hydrolase 22 has product MSDHGCIHLNNFKAAKGIQPYKVIHSYFVTSTSTEARVRKAVSCLCHTCKTYKDRLHSCLHCIFFGCYSKGHIQEHAKTKKHFLAVDLCYGNILCFQCGDYVYDRELTAVAKSQWSQSARSLSLGEFYRAWEPTQVEADLLRKNPRRRRIVENSTIGLRGLINLGSTCFMNCIVQALIHTPLLRDYFLADRHHCPQPSRCLVCEVSHLFQEFYSGNKAPLTLHKLLHLIWTHARHLAGYEQQDAHEFFIATLDVLHRHCEAAPILVKDNPHHCNCIIDQIFTGGLQSDVVCQACNGVSTTIDPFWDISLDLGPTAGASGPDSSGPPTSLLDCLERFTRAEHLGSSAKIKCSNCQTYQESTKQLTMKQLPIVASFHLKRFEHSSIQDKKISTFIAFPEQLDMTPFMSHKRNGNNNTTIDSFPKNGEDTAFGDNRYSLFAVINHEGSLETGHYTAFIRQQRDQWFKCDDHLITRAKLKDVLTSEGYLLFYHKQILEYGKNSKV; this is encoded by the exons ATGAGCGATCATGGCTGCATAcacttgaataatttcaaagcaGCCAAGGGGATACAGCCGTACAAAGTAATACACTCCTATTTCGTGACCAGCACTTCGACCGAGGCACGCGTAAGGAAG GCAGTGAGCTGCTTGTGTCACACCTGTAAAACTTACAAGGATCGCCTTCACTCGTGTTTGCactgcattttttttggctGTTATTCGAAAGGACACATACAAGAACATGCCAAGAccaaaaaacattttctaG CCGTCGATCTATGCTACGGCAACATATTATGCTTCCAATGTGGGGACTACGTGTACGACAGGGAATTAACAGCGGTTGCAAAGTCACAGTGGAGCCAGTCGGCGAGGTCACTTAGTTTGGGAGAGTTTTATAGAGCCTGGGAACCGACGCAAGTTGAGGCGGacttgttgagaaaaaatccaCGACGTCGACGTATCGTGGAAAATTCCACTATAG gTCTGAGAGGTCTGATAAACCTCGGTAGTACTTGTTTCATGAACTGTATAGTGCAGGCGTTGATACATACGCCTCTTCTTCGGGACTATTTTCTAGCTGATCGACATCATTGTCCCCAGCCAAGCCGTTGTCTTGTTTGTGAAGTATCGCACCTtttccaagaattttattccgGCAACAAGGCTCCCTTGACACTTCATAAACTGCTTCATCTAATTTGGACACACGCCAGGCATTTAGCTGGCTATGAACAGCAAGATGCACATGAATTCTTTATTGCAACGCTAGATGTACTCCACAGGCACTGCGAGGCTGCCCCTATTTTGGTCAAAGACAACCCTCATCATTGTAATTGTATTATAGATCAAATATTTACCGGAGGATTGCAGAGTGATGTTGTCTGCCAAGCGTGCAA TGGAGTATCGACTACGATTGATCCTTTTTGGGACATCTCCCTGGACTTGGGCCCCACTGCTGGAGCATCGGGGCCTGACAGTTCCGGTCCACCTACCTCGTTATTAGACTGCCTAGAACGTTTTACACGTGCCGAACACTTGGGATCAAGTGCGAAGATAAAATGTAGTAATTGCCAAACTTACCAGGAAAGCACAAAACAATTAACTATGAAACAGCTACCCATTGTTGCCAGCTTTCACTTGAAGAGATTCGAACATTCTAGCATTCAGGATAAAAAGATATCGACCTTTATAGCCTTCCCTGAACAGTTGGACATGACTCCTTTTATGTCTCATAAAAGAAACGGTAATAACAACACCACGATAGATAGCTTTCCGAAAAATGGCGAAGACACTGCCTTCGGTGATAACAGGTATTCGCTCTTCGCTGTTATCAACCACGAGGGATCGTTGGAAACTGGTCATTACACAGCGTTTATTAGACAGCAGAGAGATCAGTGGTTCAAATGTGACGATCATCTAATAACTAGGGCAAAATTGAAGGATGTGTTAACTAGCGAAGG GTACCTCCTTTTTTATCACAAGCAGATCCTCGAGTATGGAAAAAACAGTAAAGTATAA